A single window of Actinoallomurus bryophytorum DNA harbors:
- a CDS encoding FtsB family cell division protein, translated as MTEEKKRPAEVDAKELRRAHLTGRAAILAVVACAIALSLAYPVREYIAQRREIAQLRVQQRQAQQQVEQLAAQKQRLGDESYIRGQARSRLHMCDPGAKCYVVLGGDQGETGDAGHKAAPPAPPWYVTLWQSVDAADRRR; from the coding sequence GTGACTGAGGAGAAGAAGCGCCCGGCCGAGGTGGACGCCAAGGAGTTGCGGCGCGCCCACCTCACCGGGCGTGCCGCGATCCTGGCCGTGGTCGCCTGCGCCATCGCGCTGAGCCTGGCCTACCCGGTGCGCGAGTACATCGCGCAGCGGCGCGAGATCGCCCAGCTCCGTGTCCAGCAGCGGCAGGCACAGCAGCAGGTCGAACAGCTCGCCGCGCAGAAACAACGCCTCGGCGACGAGTCCTACATACGCGGCCAGGCGCGGAGCCGCCTGCACATGTGCGACCCAGGGGCGAAGTGCTACGTCGTGCTCGGTGGCGACCAGGGGGAGACCGGGGACGCAGGCCACAAGGCCGCACCGCCCGCGCCCCCGTGGTACGTCACCCTCTGGCAGTCGGTGGACGCGGCCGACCGGCGCCGCTGA
- the eno gene encoding phosphopyruvate hydratase, which produces MSSIDAVHAREILDSRGNPTVEVEVLLDDGSEARAAVPSGASTGQFEAVELRDGGERYNGKGVEKAVLGVLDEIAPELLGYDADDQRLIDQALIDLDGTPDKSRLGANALLGVSLAVAKAAAKTANLPLFRYVGGPNAHLLPVPMMNILNGGAHADTSVDIQEFMVAPIGAPTFSDAVRWGAETYHALKSVLKGRGLATGLGDEGGFAPELPSNRDALDLILEAIKSAGFRPGTDIALALDVAATEFHTDGTYDFEGAKRSSEEMAAYYGELLDAYPLVSIEDPLSEEDWAGWKALTDAVGGKVQIVGDDLFVTNPERLQRGIDAGSANALLVKVNQIGTLTETLDAVSLAQSNGFRCMMSHRSGETEDTTIADLAVATNCGQIKTGAPARSDRVAKYNQLLRIEELLDDAARYAGAAAFPRFRWQ; this is translated from the coding sequence GTGTCGTCGATCGACGCCGTACACGCTCGGGAGATCCTCGACTCCCGTGGTAATCCCACCGTCGAGGTCGAGGTGCTGCTCGACGACGGCAGCGAGGCGCGCGCCGCGGTGCCGAGTGGAGCCTCGACCGGTCAGTTCGAAGCGGTCGAACTCCGCGATGGCGGCGAGCGCTACAACGGAAAGGGCGTCGAGAAGGCCGTCCTCGGAGTGCTCGACGAGATCGCGCCCGAGCTGCTCGGCTACGACGCCGACGACCAGCGCCTCATCGACCAGGCGCTCATCGACCTGGACGGCACGCCGGACAAGTCCCGCCTCGGCGCGAACGCCCTCCTCGGCGTGAGCCTGGCGGTGGCCAAGGCGGCCGCCAAGACGGCGAACCTCCCGCTGTTCCGTTACGTCGGTGGCCCCAACGCGCACCTGCTGCCGGTGCCGATGATGAACATCCTCAACGGTGGTGCGCACGCCGACACCAGCGTCGACATCCAGGAGTTCATGGTCGCGCCGATCGGCGCGCCGACGTTCAGTGACGCGGTCCGCTGGGGTGCGGAGACCTACCACGCGCTGAAGTCGGTGCTCAAGGGCCGCGGCCTGGCGACCGGGCTGGGCGACGAGGGCGGCTTCGCCCCCGAGCTGCCGAGCAACCGCGACGCCCTCGACCTCATCCTCGAGGCGATCAAGAGCGCCGGCTTCCGGCCGGGCACCGACATCGCGCTCGCCCTCGACGTGGCCGCGACGGAGTTCCACACCGATGGCACCTACGACTTCGAGGGTGCCAAGCGCTCGTCGGAGGAGATGGCCGCCTACTACGGTGAGCTGCTCGACGCGTACCCGCTGGTCTCCATCGAGGACCCGCTGTCCGAGGAGGACTGGGCGGGCTGGAAGGCCCTCACGGACGCCGTCGGCGGCAAGGTGCAGATCGTGGGCGACGACCTGTTCGTCACCAACCCCGAGCGCCTGCAGCGCGGCATCGACGCGGGCTCGGCCAACGCCCTGCTGGTCAAGGTCAACCAGATCGGCACCCTCACCGAGACGCTCGACGCGGTCTCGCTCGCCCAGAGCAACGGCTTCCGCTGCATGATGAGCCATCGTTCCGGCGAGACCGAGGACACCACGATCGCCGACCTGGCGGTGGCCACCAACTGCGGTCAGATCAAGACCGGCGCCCCGGCGCGTAGCGACCGGGTGGCCAAGTACAACCAGCTGCTCCGCATCGAGGAACTCCTCGACGACGCCGCGCGCTACGCCGGTGCCGCCGCGTTCCCCCGATTCCGCTGGCAGTAG